A window from Deinococcus roseus encodes these proteins:
- a CDS encoding alpha/beta hydrolase family protein, which produces MFKYFPTNYVWNIAINLALEMGAKIGEIDEMCQPVLDASRKGDDAGTVDFMRSWVEMADKLSDLAQEDLVQGRELSAGSKLARASTYYLTAERLQSSGFAERLPLYQKFLAAFQRSILLSGENCERLEIPYEGTHLSALYVRAEGVKGPAPVLVQVNGLDSTKEMVYRIAPAQALARRGVSSLILDQPGTGEALRLQGLTAVVDSERWASKVMDFLETRKDMDSKRIGLMGVSLGGYYAPRAVAFEPRFALGAVWGANHNWGEVQLRRLRNEGDRPVPHYWEHVQWVWGKQNMEEFMELIPQIHLNGILDRIRVPFLVTHGADDRQIPLDYAHQTYAGLVNSPDRELKIFTRREGGSQHSSLDNSSNAGDFIADWVTERLGGRTHTQGKAVAQQH; this is translated from the coding sequence ATGTTCAAGTACTTTCCCACCAATTACGTCTGGAACATCGCCATCAACCTCGCCCTGGAGATGGGCGCCAAAATCGGTGAAATCGACGAGATGTGCCAGCCCGTGCTGGACGCCTCCAGAAAAGGCGATGATGCCGGCACCGTGGATTTCATGCGCTCCTGGGTGGAGATGGCCGACAAGCTGAGCGACCTCGCCCAGGAGGACCTGGTACAGGGCCGGGAACTCAGCGCGGGCAGCAAACTCGCCCGGGCCTCCACCTACTACCTGACCGCCGAGCGGTTGCAGTCCAGCGGCTTTGCGGAGCGGCTCCCCCTGTACCAGAAGTTCCTTGCGGCCTTCCAGAGGAGCATCCTGCTCAGTGGGGAGAATTGTGAGCGTCTCGAAATCCCCTATGAAGGCACGCACCTCAGTGCCCTGTACGTGCGGGCCGAAGGGGTGAAAGGCCCCGCCCCGGTGCTGGTGCAGGTCAATGGACTCGACAGCACCAAGGAGATGGTCTACCGCATTGCTCCAGCGCAAGCCCTCGCCCGGCGAGGGGTGTCCTCCCTGATCCTCGACCAGCCTGGCACCGGAGAAGCGCTCAGGCTGCAGGGCCTCACCGCGGTGGTGGACAGTGAACGCTGGGCCAGCAAAGTGATGGACTTTCTGGAGACCCGCAAGGACATGGATTCCAAACGCATCGGGCTGATGGGGGTGTCCCTGGGAGGATACTACGCCCCCCGCGCCGTGGCCTTTGAACCCCGCTTCGCCCTCGGTGCCGTGTGGGGCGCGAACCACAACTGGGGTGAAGTGCAACTCCGCAGGCTGCGCAACGAAGGGGACCGTCCCGTCCCCCACTACTGGGAGCACGTGCAATGGGTGTGGGGCAAGCAGAACATGGAGGAATTCATGGAACTCATCCCCCAAATCCACCTGAACGGCATCCTCGACCGCATCCGGGTGCCTTTCCTGGTCACCCACGGGGCCGACGACCGGCAGATTCCCCTCGATTACGCCCACCAGACCTACGCGGGCCTGGTGAACAGCCCGGACCGGGAACTGAAAATCTTCACCCGCCGGGAAGGGGGCAGCCAGCACTCCAGCCTGGACAACAGCAGCAACGCCGGGGATTTCATTGCCGACTGGGTGACTGAACGCCTCGGTGGCCGCACCCACACCCAGGGCAAAGCCGTGGCACAGCAACACTGA
- a CDS encoding fumarylacetoacetate hydrolase family protein: MKLGTLKNGTRDGTPVVVSRDLQRAVHLSHLHPTLQGLLDDWERVEAELQHLSDVLNAGQCKVAFPVKPTDFMAPIPRAYGFVDASAFLHHGQLMTRAFGLQVTVPEGDSILYQGASDRFQGACDPHMVPAGDLQVDFEGEVGVVLSDTPMGVTVQEAKQCIRLLVLFNDMSYRRFLQQELLSGFGPIHAKPTTTFAPVAVTPDELGTHWKDGRVHLPLTVHLNGHLFGQPHGGEMDFSFPELISQLARTRSLAAGTVLGSGTFSNRDPSRGSACISERRALEMIQTGSPRTPFMNVGDRVRMEVFLPDKSTVFGAIHQQVVAHTTPVLTGQE, encoded by the coding sequence GTGAAACTCGGCACCCTCAAAAACGGCACCCGGGACGGCACCCCGGTGGTGGTCTCCCGGGACTTGCAGCGCGCCGTGCACCTCTCCCACCTCCACCCGACCCTGCAAGGTTTGCTGGACGACTGGGAGCGTGTGGAAGCCGAGTTGCAACACCTCTCCGACGTGCTCAACGCCGGGCAGTGCAAGGTGGCGTTCCCGGTGAAACCCACCGACTTCATGGCCCCCATCCCCAGGGCGTATGGTTTCGTGGACGCCTCGGCGTTCCTGCACCACGGTCAGCTGATGACCCGGGCGTTCGGCCTGCAGGTCACCGTGCCTGAAGGCGACTCCATCCTCTACCAGGGGGCTTCAGACCGGTTCCAGGGGGCCTGCGACCCACACATGGTTCCAGCTGGTGACCTGCAGGTGGATTTCGAAGGGGAAGTCGGGGTGGTGCTCTCAGACACCCCCATGGGGGTGACGGTGCAAGAAGCAAAGCAGTGCATCCGCCTGCTGGTGCTGTTCAACGACATGAGTTACCGGCGGTTTTTGCAGCAGGAACTCCTCAGTGGCTTCGGGCCCATCCACGCCAAACCCACCACCACCTTCGCCCCGGTGGCCGTCACGCCAGATGAACTCGGAACCCACTGGAAGGACGGCCGGGTGCACCTGCCCCTCACGGTGCACCTCAACGGGCACCTCTTCGGGCAGCCCCACGGGGGAGAAATGGATTTTTCCTTCCCGGAACTCATCAGTCAGCTCGCCCGCACCCGCAGCCTCGCTGCAGGCACCGTGCTGGGCTCCGGCACCTTCTCCAACCGGGACCCCTCCAGGGGTTCGGCGTGCATTTCGGAACGCCGTGCCCTGGAAATGATCCAGACCGGATCCCCCCGCACCCCGTTCATGAACGTCGGGGACCGGGTGCGCATGGAGGTGTTCCTCCCCGACAAAAGCACGGTTTTCGGGGCCATCCACCAGCAGGTGGTGGCCCACACCACGCCGGTACTGACCGGACAGGAGTGA
- a CDS encoding GntR family transcriptional regulator, producing MITKTIKSAVAQLLRDDIIRGTFRPGERLRLETLTERYGVSMTPIREAMTTLQSEGIVTILPHKGAQVTEFSPREIRELFEMRATLERLATLRAVPFVKKRDVQALQKLVDQMNELHRHFDMVEYSRLNLSFHLSLYGLSGYHHLQKTIEAESYRVMHYMHTFTDVMPFMKDQDVDHQTILNLAARHQAEEAADKVHQHVLVKGMAIANQLANP from the coding sequence ATGATCACGAAAACCATCAAATCCGCCGTGGCCCAATTGCTCAGAGACGACATCATCCGCGGCACCTTCCGGCCCGGGGAGCGCCTCAGGCTGGAGACCCTCACGGAACGTTACGGGGTGAGCATGACCCCCATCCGCGAAGCCATGACCACCCTGCAATCCGAAGGGATCGTCACCATCTTGCCGCACAAAGGGGCGCAGGTCACCGAATTTTCACCCAGGGAAATCCGGGAACTCTTCGAGATGCGCGCCACCCTGGAACGTCTCGCCACCCTGCGGGCCGTGCCTTTCGTGAAAAAACGGGACGTGCAGGCCCTGCAGAAACTCGTCGACCAGATGAACGAACTGCACCGGCATTTCGACATGGTGGAGTACTCCCGCCTCAACCTCTCCTTCCACCTCTCCCTGTACGGCCTCTCCGGGTACCACCACCTGCAAAAAACCATCGAAGCGGAAAGCTACCGGGTGATGCACTACATGCACACCTTCACGGACGTGATGCCCTTCATGAAAGACCAGGATGTGGACCATCAAACCATCCTCAACCTCGCTGCAAGGCACCAGGCCGAAGAGGCCGCCGACAAAGTGCACCAGCATGTGCTGGTCAAAGGCATGGCCATCGCCAATCAACTCGCCAACCCCTGA
- a CDS encoding FAD-dependent oxidoreductase: MARINKVLIVGGGIAGLTLAIGLTQQGIEVDLVEIKTEWTVYGVGIIQQANVLRAMEHLGLLDTYVATGFPFDEVGMYGPDGGLRVKLPSPRLAGNRYPANMGISRRALHDMLTHTAQEKGTRVRLGITVHSFEEGPDHIEVTFTDGTQGQYDLVVGADGLYSKVRTLLFGDIKPTFSGMSVWRHNFQRPAHVDHLMAYPSTPHTNAAGIVPLGKDLMYLFVTSREDGNPWMPQEKLHQLMQERMQGLGGLVGELAREITDPQQVVYKPIEVVFQDGPWHKGRVLLIGDAVHATSPHVGQGAGMAIEDSAVLSEMLPGSHHLEDTLQDFTRRRFERCRTIHQMSMQVNTWELTHPPDANTPGIIQQMMQYTAQPI; encoded by the coding sequence ATGGCAAGAATCAACAAGGTCTTGATCGTCGGAGGCGGCATTGCCGGACTCACCCTCGCCATTGGCCTCACCCAGCAAGGCATCGAAGTCGACCTCGTCGAAATCAAAACCGAATGGACGGTCTACGGGGTGGGCATCATCCAGCAGGCCAACGTGCTCCGCGCCATGGAACACCTTGGGCTCCTCGACACGTACGTCGCCACCGGCTTCCCCTTCGATGAAGTCGGCATGTACGGACCGGACGGCGGACTCAGGGTGAAACTCCCCAGCCCCCGCCTCGCCGGAAACCGCTACCCCGCCAACATGGGCATCTCCCGCCGGGCCCTGCACGACATGCTCACCCACACCGCACAGGAAAAAGGCACCCGGGTGCGCCTCGGCATCACCGTGCACAGCTTCGAAGAGGGACCAGACCACATCGAAGTCACCTTCACCGACGGCACCCAGGGCCAGTACGACCTGGTGGTCGGGGCGGACGGCCTCTACTCCAAGGTGCGCACCCTGCTCTTCGGGGACATCAAACCCACCTTCAGTGGGATGTCGGTGTGGCGGCACAACTTTCAGCGCCCAGCGCACGTCGATCACCTGATGGCCTACCCCAGCACCCCCCACACCAACGCCGCTGGCATCGTGCCACTCGGGAAGGATTTGATGTACCTCTTTGTCACCTCCCGGGAAGACGGCAACCCCTGGATGCCCCAGGAGAAACTGCACCAGTTGATGCAAGAGCGCATGCAAGGCCTCGGCGGTCTGGTTGGAGAGCTCGCACGGGAGATCACCGACCCTCAGCAGGTCGTCTACAAACCCATCGAAGTGGTCTTCCAGGACGGCCCCTGGCACAAAGGCCGGGTGCTCCTGATCGGGGACGCCGTGCACGCCACCAGCCCGCACGTTGGGCAGGGTGCAGGCATGGCCATTGAGGACAGCGCCGTGCTCAGCGAAATGCTCCCAGGAAGCCACCACCTGGAAGACACCCTTCAAGACTTCACCCGGCGGCGCTTCGAACGCTGCCGCACCATCCACCAGATGAGCATGCAGGTCAACACCTGGGAACTCACCCACCCCCCCGACGCCAACACCCCAGGGATCATCCAGCAGATGATGCAGTACACCGCGCAACCCATCTGA